ACAGGAGGAACGCCGAGAGGGTGATCCCGATCAGGGCGTGGGTGAACACGCCGACCAGATCCGAGGCGTTCCCGACGAGCACGCCCGCGAAGTTCTCGCCGGCGGTGCCGAGCGTCGTCGAGAGGTCGACCTCTCGGCCCGTCGAGGCGGCGATGACGCTCTCGACTTCCTCGAGGTCGATGTCGCTGTCGCTCAGACGCTGGGCCAGATCGAGCGCGTCGCTCGCGACGACCGATAGCAACGCCGCAAACGGCAGGATCACCACGCCGGTCGCAGCCCCCATCAACGCCAGCGCACCCCCCGTCTCGCCGGTGACGGGTACCAGCCGGCGATAGACCGGCGTGAGCAGGTACGCGATCAGCACCGCCAACAGCACGTACTGGCGGAAGGGCCAGACGATCGCAAGCGACAGCGTCCCGAACGCGCCGATCACGACCAGCATAAATCCCCTGCTGACGTCCATGCGAGATGACACGCCCGCAAGCGAGATAAAACGATCCGGCGCTACGAGAGCGCGAGGACGGCGTCGAGGCTGATACCGATGGCGCGCTCGACGTTGTCTTTCGCCTTTTCAGGCAGTTCCTCGTCGTCGGTCTCGCCCTTCTGGGTCCCCTCGACGAGGTTGCCGTCGACGGTACAGATCGCACCCGCACGCATCCCCTTGCGCCGCGCGAGGGTGAAGACGGCGGCGGCTTCCATCTCGACGGAAAGGATCCCCGCCCGCTCCCAGCCCTCGACGTACTCGTCGGTTTCGGCGTAGAAGGCGTCATCGGAGGCGATCGGGCCGACGTGGACCGCCTCGCCCCGGCCCTCCGCACCGTCGACCAGCGCCGAGAGCACCTCGAAATCGGGGACGGCGGGGTAGGTGACCGACTCGTAGCGCTTCGAGGTCCCCTCGTCCTTCGCGGCACCCGTCGCGACGATCATGTCGCCGATCTCGATGTCGTTCTGCAGGGCACCCGTCGTGCCCACGCGGATCACCGTCTCCACTCCTACTCGCTCGAGTTCCTCGATCGCGATGGCCGCGGAGGGACAGCCGATCCCCGTCGAGCAGATGGTCAGGTCGGTCCCCTCGTAGGTCGCGTTGACGAGTTTGTACTCGCGGTTCTCG
The DNA window shown above is from Halalkalicoccus jeotgali B3 and carries:
- a CDS encoding nucleoside phosphorylase, whose product is MAKQPHLLVEEGDLNDIALIPGDPGRVDRIAGLCESSEVVAENREYKLVNATYEGTDLTICSTGIGCPSAAIAIEELERVGVETVIRVGTTGALQNDIEIGDMIVATGAAKDEGTSKRYESVTYPAVPDFEVLSALVDGAEGRGEAVHVGPIASDDAFYAETDEYVEGWERAGILSVEMEAAAVFTLARRKGMRAGAICTVDGNLVEGTQKGETDDEELPEKAKDNVERAIGISLDAVLALS